In Chitinophaga sp. HK235, a single window of DNA contains:
- a CDS encoding tRNA(His) guanylyltransferase Thg1 family protein, translated as MKFDELDKKMRVYESANDMVVLPGMYIVARIDGRGFTR; from the coding sequence ATGAAATTTGATGAACTGGACAAGAAGATGCGGGTCTATGAATCTGCCAACGACATGGTCGTTTTACCAGGAATGTATATAGTAGCCCGTATCGATGGCCGTGGTTTTACCCGGTGA
- a CDS encoding SusD/RagB family nutrient-binding outer membrane lipoprotein encodes MKKVICLISLSLALSSCKKWVDINDNPSYGNSTVPSADQRLPSILAQFSDTYESTGTRTAYLGQQLATVAANGGNNYNLTAWVTNASNIGWPWQAWYVNTAVNIAPMIAAAEKVQAYHYIGVGKIIKAWGFGTLADVYGMLPYDEFDNPATFVPKFDQGDYIQGKVLGLLDEAIADLQKTQGPTAPALSKGDILNNGNVDNWLRLAYGLKARFLLHGSRLAGFNAQAVLDAAAKGPQTEAQSSVMQYVDEGPDVSAANKEALQYTNTGTSARITKLYIDYLTNNYTGAPTGASNREDPRIDLLIPSQADKAGVVLYRTQGVDMSSDFVKSGPSAYSYNATTNSFSSKDSIYVILRKTPYAPGLKDRIQSTGTWYTRRGAKGLLLTNAEMRFIEAELFFKQGKNIEALAAYKAGIRAHMSHMSILPATIDAFLNSTSVEQDPAKLTLSNIMIQKYIALSYSPELWNDLRRMNYCADAGGNYNEATGVYKGFKRPAHVPAQYYPAQTDWPRRFAVANYEINYNVEQVLKADPDANTPGYVLKPVWWNK; translated from the coding sequence ATGAAAAAAGTTATTTGTCTCATAAGTTTATCACTTGCGCTCAGCTCCTGCAAAAAATGGGTGGATATCAATGATAACCCCAGTTATGGCAACTCTACAGTGCCTTCTGCTGACCAGCGTCTCCCGTCTATACTGGCCCAGTTTTCTGATACCTATGAAAGTACCGGTACACGTACTGCTTACCTCGGTCAGCAGCTGGCTACGGTGGCTGCTAATGGAGGTAACAACTACAACCTTACTGCCTGGGTAACGAATGCTTCCAATATTGGATGGCCCTGGCAGGCATGGTATGTGAATACTGCTGTGAACATAGCGCCGATGATCGCTGCTGCGGAAAAAGTACAGGCCTATCACTATATCGGTGTAGGAAAAATTATCAAAGCCTGGGGATTTGGAACGCTGGCGGATGTATATGGTATGCTGCCCTATGATGAATTTGATAATCCTGCCACTTTTGTTCCGAAGTTTGACCAGGGTGATTATATCCAGGGGAAAGTACTGGGACTGCTGGACGAGGCGATTGCAGACCTGCAGAAAACGCAGGGACCTACTGCTCCCGCACTGTCCAAAGGAGATATTCTGAATAACGGGAATGTTGATAACTGGTTAAGGCTGGCTTATGGCCTGAAAGCCCGTTTCCTGCTCCATGGTTCGCGGCTGGCCGGATTTAATGCTCAAGCTGTACTGGATGCTGCAGCCAAAGGCCCTCAAACAGAAGCCCAAAGCTCTGTGATGCAGTATGTGGATGAAGGCCCGGATGTATCGGCTGCCAACAAGGAAGCCTTACAATACACCAATACAGGTACTTCTGCCAGGATCACTAAACTGTATATCGATTACCTGACCAACAATTATACCGGTGCACCTACTGGAGCCAGTAACAGGGAAGACCCACGCATAGACCTGCTGATACCTAGTCAGGCGGATAAAGCCGGGGTAGTACTGTATCGTACACAGGGTGTAGATATGTCATCCGACTTTGTTAAAAGCGGCCCTTCTGCCTATTCCTATAACGCTACTACCAATAGCTTCAGCAGCAAGGATTCCATTTATGTGATCCTGCGTAAAACACCTTATGCGCCCGGTCTTAAAGACCGTATTCAGTCTACCGGTACCTGGTATACCCGTCGTGGAGCCAAAGGACTGCTGCTGACAAATGCCGAAATGCGTTTTATCGAAGCAGAACTATTCTTTAAACAAGGGAAGAACATAGAAGCACTGGCCGCCTATAAAGCCGGTATCCGTGCACACATGAGTCACATGAGCATACTGCCGGCCACTATCGATGCTTTCCTCAACAGCACCTCAGTAGAGCAGGATCCTGCGAAACTTACGCTGAGCAACATCATGATCCAGAAATACATTGCATTGTCCTATTCTCCGGAACTGTGGAATGACCTGCGCCGTATGAACTATTGTGCAGATGCTGGCGGTAATTATAACGAAGCCACCGGTGTATATAAAGGTTTTAAACGCCCGGCTCACGTGCCCGCGCAGTATTATCCTGCACAAACAGACTGGCCCCGCCGTTTTGCAGTGGCCAACTATGAGATCAACTACAATGTTGAACAAGTGTTGAAAGCTGATCCTGATGCCAATACGCCTGGTTATGTACTTAAGCCGGTGTGGTGGAACAAGTAA
- a CDS encoding alpha/beta fold hydrolase codes for MTAFFKFVPIRIMIMVCLYMAISQQDIFAGQPYSFAVKKEGHGKPVIFIHGLYSSGAVWDEIIAHYRNNYTCYELTLPGFAGQPPIQSDSILQTVAHELAGFIRDNKLDKPVIIGHSLGGWLALQFGILYPNLPGKLVSVSGVPFLPVFWMGPKATADSARPMALGMKQMMSTLTPEQVRKQQITTLASMITDSINIQKVISMAASSDSPTQGQVMYELCTSDLRQEIRKIQCPILVLADWAGFKDYGVTREAVLGIYQQQYQQAPQTVIAMNDVSKHFIMYDQPKWLIEQVDTFLAR; via the coding sequence ATGACTGCGTTTTTCAAATTCGTTCCTATACGTATCATGATAATGGTCTGCCTTTACATGGCCATTTCCCAGCAGGACATTTTTGCCGGCCAGCCTTATTCTTTTGCTGTCAAAAAAGAAGGACACGGTAAACCGGTTATTTTCATACATGGATTGTATTCTTCCGGTGCTGTCTGGGACGAAATAATAGCTCATTACCGTAATAACTACACTTGTTATGAACTGACGTTACCAGGCTTCGCAGGCCAGCCTCCTATACAGTCTGACAGCATTCTTCAAACGGTGGCACATGAACTGGCCGGTTTTATACGGGACAACAAACTGGACAAACCAGTTATCATCGGTCACAGTTTGGGAGGATGGCTGGCGCTGCAGTTTGGTATTCTTTACCCCAACTTACCCGGCAAACTGGTAAGCGTCAGTGGAGTTCCTTTTCTGCCGGTCTTTTGGATGGGACCCAAAGCCACAGCCGATAGTGCCCGGCCGATGGCATTGGGTATGAAACAAATGATGTCTACCCTCACACCTGAACAGGTCCGCAAACAACAGATCACGACACTCGCCTCCATGATCACAGACAGTATCAACATTCAAAAAGTGATATCCATGGCCGCCAGCTCTGATTCCCCTACCCAGGGCCAGGTGATGTATGAACTATGTACCTCCGACCTACGCCAGGAGATCCGCAAAATCCAGTGCCCCATCCTGGTACTGGCCGACTGGGCCGGTTTTAAAGACTACGGCGTTACCCGCGAGGCGGTCCTGGGAATCTACCAACAGCAATACCAGCAGGCGCCACAGACTGTTATCGCCATGAACGATGTCTCCAAACATTTTATCATGTATGATCAGCCTAAATGGTTGATTGAACAAGTAGATACATTCCTGGCCCGCTAA
- a CDS encoding sensor histidine kinase: MRSFLTKYKGVHILFWAANLAFWCYATCTTYHVPIWEGLRNNGLWLLLQAVLVYAIIYWLMPRYFYQKKYRKFAFAAAGLLVGISLLIAWVTVSLVKGDHPDAKMSSILYFSLYIGMTNLYVAFVFIAAKAIKDKLTADRRNREAEKERTENELRFLRSQMNPHFLFNAINSIYVLIRKDQEMAAGTLATFADMLRYQLYECNTETISIDKEVCYLNSYVQLEQLRKGKALQLDYHVGPEVRNFRIAPLMLIPFVENAFKYVSTYTTRENSIRLHLNYQNDTFLLEVENTIEPVSKPATNGAGGIGLENVKRRLDLIYKGDYNLLITPGPSTYKVMLSIKML, encoded by the coding sequence ATGCGATCGTTTCTTACAAAATACAAAGGGGTACATATCCTCTTCTGGGCTGCTAACCTGGCTTTCTGGTGTTATGCCACCTGTACGACCTATCATGTGCCGATATGGGAAGGGCTCCGGAATAACGGACTATGGCTGCTTTTGCAGGCGGTGCTCGTGTATGCCATCATATACTGGCTGATGCCCCGTTATTTCTACCAGAAAAAGTACCGGAAGTTTGCATTTGCAGCCGCAGGCCTGTTGGTGGGTATCTCTCTGTTGATTGCCTGGGTGACGGTCTCCCTGGTCAAGGGAGACCATCCCGACGCGAAGATGAGTAGCATACTTTATTTCTCCCTGTATATCGGGATGACCAATCTTTACGTCGCTTTTGTATTTATTGCCGCCAAGGCGATCAAGGACAAACTGACGGCAGACCGCCGTAACCGGGAAGCGGAGAAGGAGCGTACCGAAAATGAGCTACGTTTTCTCCGCTCTCAGATGAACCCCCACTTTCTGTTTAATGCCATCAACAGTATTTATGTGCTGATCCGGAAAGACCAGGAAATGGCCGCGGGCACACTGGCTACCTTTGCGGATATGTTGCGTTACCAGTTGTACGAATGTAATACCGAAACCATCTCAATAGACAAGGAAGTGTGTTATCTCAACAGCTATGTGCAACTGGAGCAGCTGCGTAAGGGGAAGGCACTGCAGCTGGACTATCATGTGGGGCCGGAAGTTAGGAATTTCAGGATAGCACCACTGATGCTGATTCCTTTTGTGGAAAATGCTTTTAAGTACGTTTCTACCTATACCACCCGGGAAAATAGTATCCGGCTGCATTTGAATTACCAAAACGATACATTCCTGCTGGAAGTGGAAAATACCATTGAGCCGGTTAGTAAGCCGGCCACCAATGGTGCCGGCGGAATCGGACTGGAAAACGTAAAACGCCGGCTGGATCTTATCTACAAAGGTGACTATAATTTACTGATCACACCAGGACCTTCTACTTATAAGGTGATGCTGTCTATAAAAATGTTATGA
- the asnA gene encoding aspartate--ammonia ligase, with translation MITLTTKNDVLHLEKGIALIKEFFPVQLGRLLSLTKVSAPLFVKSGTGFNDDLNGVEKPVKFNLKDIPYPVEIVQSLAKWKRMRLHQLGMEAGQGIVTDMRAIRPDEVVSPIHSFYVDQWDWEKHIQASDRRISYLKDTVEKIYQAILDTNALLQEQHESVLELPASVYFIDSETLLKRYPGLTPKERENRIAKEYGAVFIMGIGGPLSDQAVHDDRAPDYDDWSTANEEGFFGLNGDLILWNPAMDSALELSSMGIRVDAASLKEQLSLKDCVHRSELEFHTNVLNSVYPLSIGGGIGQSRLCMFLLQRKHISEVQSGIWPESK, from the coding sequence ATGATCACGCTCACTACAAAAAACGACGTATTACATCTGGAAAAGGGCATAGCCCTGATAAAGGAGTTTTTCCCGGTACAATTGGGCCGGCTGCTTTCACTGACGAAAGTATCAGCTCCGCTGTTCGTTAAGTCTGGTACTGGATTCAACGATGACCTCAACGGTGTTGAAAAACCAGTGAAATTCAATCTGAAAGACATCCCATACCCGGTAGAGATTGTACAGTCTCTCGCCAAATGGAAAAGGATGCGTTTGCACCAACTGGGCATGGAAGCAGGGCAAGGTATTGTTACCGATATGCGCGCTATCCGTCCGGATGAAGTGGTATCACCTATTCACAGTTTTTATGTAGACCAGTGGGACTGGGAGAAGCATATCCAGGCTTCTGACAGACGCATCAGCTACCTGAAAGACACCGTAGAGAAGATTTATCAGGCTATCCTGGACACCAACGCCCTCTTACAGGAACAACACGAAAGCGTACTGGAACTGCCGGCATCCGTTTATTTCATTGACAGCGAAACCTTATTGAAACGTTATCCTGGCCTTACCCCCAAAGAAAGAGAAAACAGGATTGCGAAAGAATACGGTGCCGTATTTATCATGGGCATAGGTGGACCGCTGTCTGATCAGGCTGTTCATGATGACCGCGCCCCGGACTATGATGATTGGTCTACTGCCAATGAAGAAGGTTTCTTCGGACTCAACGGAGACCTGATTCTGTGGAACCCGGCGATGGACAGTGCACTGGAGCTGTCTTCCATGGGTATCCGGGTAGATGCTGCATCTCTGAAAGAACAGCTGTCCCTGAAAGATTGTGTACACAGAAGTGAACTTGAGTTTCACACGAATGTGTTAAACAGCGTGTATCCGTTAAGTATAGGTGGTGGTATCGGACAATCCCGTCTTTGTATGTTCCTGTTGCAAAGGAAACATATTTCAGAAGTGCAGTCAGGTATCTGGCCCGAATCAAAATAA
- a CDS encoding SRPBCC domain-containing protein: MSDTVSKTVEIHAPASKVWAFLTQPDKINLWMMDTPTDIQSAWEAGSSLVFKGDLHGIPYENKGVILQYEPEAVLAYTHWSSLSQRPDEPAHYGVITFRLTTHGTITTLEFTQTNAGAYATERHINFYWTTALGLIKKLNEAD, encoded by the coding sequence ATGTCTGATACTGTCAGTAAAACCGTGGAAATACATGCTCCTGCATCAAAAGTCTGGGCCTTCCTGACACAGCCGGACAAGATAAATTTATGGATGATGGATACGCCAACGGATATTCAGTCTGCCTGGGAAGCAGGCAGTTCGCTGGTGTTTAAAGGCGACCTGCATGGTATACCCTACGAAAATAAAGGTGTTATTCTGCAGTATGAGCCGGAAGCAGTGCTGGCATATACACACTGGAGTTCGCTGTCACAGCGGCCGGATGAACCCGCGCATTATGGGGTGATTACTTTCCGGCTGACAACGCATGGTACTATCACCACCCTCGAATTTACCCAAACCAATGCCGGCGCCTATGCTACGGAGCGGCATATTAACTTCTACTGGACAACGGCACTGGGTCTGATCAAAAAACTAAATGAAGCGGACTAA
- a CDS encoding LytTR family DNA-binding domain-containing protein, whose product MNLQCIIVDDEPLAREGLELLVRETGFLRLIALCGNAMEASQILSQERVDLMFLDIEMPRVRGIDFLKGLTVRPEVIITTAYPHFALEGFELNVLDYLVKPITPERFLRSVNRARELMESRQASSPAVDFFFIKCNNSYEKINYDDILYIEGSQNYVTINTRLGKFMTLATMKSVEEQLPPGRFMRIQKSFIVAVNKIQSLSGNEVTIGTYKIPVSKIYKEELMQLIDKHLIKR is encoded by the coding sequence ATGAATCTACAGTGTATTATTGTTGATGATGAACCACTGGCCCGCGAAGGGCTGGAACTGCTGGTCAGGGAAACCGGTTTTCTCCGGCTGATAGCTCTCTGCGGCAATGCTATGGAGGCCTCTCAGATACTATCGCAGGAGAGAGTAGACCTGATGTTCCTGGACATCGAAATGCCCAGAGTAAGAGGTATTGACTTCCTGAAGGGATTAACCGTTCGTCCGGAAGTGATCATCACCACCGCATATCCTCATTTTGCGCTGGAAGGATTTGAGCTCAACGTGCTCGATTACCTTGTAAAGCCTATCACGCCGGAACGTTTCCTGCGGTCTGTGAACCGTGCCCGTGAGCTGATGGAGAGCAGACAGGCTTCTTCCCCTGCAGTGGATTTTTTCTTCATCAAATGCAACAACAGTTACGAGAAGATCAACTACGATGATATCCTTTATATAGAAGGCTCACAGAATTATGTGACCATCAATACACGCCTGGGTAAATTTATGACGCTGGCCACCATGAAATCTGTAGAGGAGCAACTGCCTCCCGGCAGGTTTATGCGGATACAGAAATCATTTATTGTGGCCGTCAATAAAATTCAATCTCTTTCAGGTAACGAAGTCACCATCGGCACCTATAAAATTCCGGTCAGCAAAATTTATAAAGAAGAGCTGATGCAGCTGATCGACAAACATCTCATCAAAAGATAG
- a CDS encoding SusC/RagA family TonB-linked outer membrane protein codes for MRKLLWLSAIFLLVTLLSPGFAYAQGPKTVTGTVLAEDGTPMPGVTVRIKGTNRNAQTDVTGKFRIEAKPGEGLDFSFIGFETQSVKVGENTAFNIRMRSSSSALEQVVVTAMGIKKEKKALGYAVQDIKSAELLKNKDANLVNSLNGKIAGLNITNSGGAPGSSAAIIIRGGTSLERDNQPLFVIDGMPMDNSTGQGDNSAFDGSVNLATTNGNRAMDINPEDIESISVLKGPAAAALYGLRAAAGAIIITTKKGTTGLVTGSVTSRYMNNWVNRLPKQQGVYKQGTYYKGTLNKQTSLSWGDKFQPGEEVFDNMGNFFQHANAFDNSFTVSGGTQNGNFFLSGSNLNQGGVVPTTNYNRSTLRFNGEQKIGIFTFGLNASYATSTTQKTLTGTGLWSSGGTGYMESIMAWPRNDDMRVWLNPDGTKHRLLPDIDLDADIDNPYWVINRMPQSDKTNRLIGSAYANVKLTSWLDATYRLGVDNYTTQFENLVTPGSSVKLAWQKGMLSQTDRNYNYVNSNLMLNFHKTFHKDWDANLILGTTSEDTYIKSNSARAENFLLPDFYALNNADRKNQYISQAVSRKRLAGFYGDLRLSYRNIFYLSVTGRNDISSTLPVQNRSFFYSSYSGSFVFTELLPKSDILSFGKIRASRAQVGKDASPYLTQTYLEAPQLTIGGGFRNGVSRGNPNLKPEKTTSSEFGAELQFLRGRLGLDVAYYKNVSTNQIVTPRVSNATGYILNSVNAGEIENKGIEISINANPVKKKDFNWNVTLNMSSNKGTVRQLPGSLSVLYVTDAQVANAKAASFDGGNFLGISGQKWLTDENGNVLLDWNTGLPTVSVSTTTYIGNREPKLLGGLNNNFTYKQFNFSFLWDFRVGGDVYNGTDYLLTMYGLSARTLNRGEDITLTGVAKNPATAKYEPVTKTVKATEAFYTDYYLKNAPFFIEKVNWLRLRSVSLSYALPKSALLRTPWLKEATITASGSNLLLFTNYSGMDPETSAAGAGSAGSGSSGIDYAGVPATSGFAIGLNLKF; via the coding sequence ATGAGAAAACTTCTCTGGTTATCAGCGATTTTTTTGCTGGTAACGTTGTTGTCTCCCGGGTTTGCTTATGCCCAGGGGCCTAAAACAGTTACCGGTACTGTACTGGCCGAAGACGGCACCCCTATGCCGGGAGTAACAGTCAGAATCAAAGGCACTAACCGTAACGCACAAACGGATGTAACAGGTAAGTTTCGCATCGAGGCAAAACCGGGAGAGGGCCTTGATTTCTCTTTCATCGGTTTTGAAACCCAGAGCGTAAAAGTAGGAGAGAACACTGCTTTCAACATTAGAATGCGTTCTTCTTCCAGTGCGCTGGAACAAGTGGTGGTAACGGCCATGGGCATCAAAAAAGAAAAAAAGGCCCTGGGGTATGCCGTACAGGACATCAAATCGGCCGAACTGCTCAAAAACAAAGATGCGAACCTGGTCAATTCTCTCAATGGTAAGATCGCCGGTTTGAACATCACGAATTCCGGTGGTGCGCCCGGATCTTCCGCTGCTATCATCATCCGTGGCGGTACTTCTCTGGAGCGTGATAACCAGCCGCTTTTTGTAATCGACGGAATGCCGATGGACAACTCTACCGGACAAGGTGATAACAGTGCTTTTGATGGATCTGTCAACTTAGCGACTACCAATGGTAACCGTGCCATGGATATCAACCCGGAAGATATTGAATCCATCTCTGTGCTGAAAGGGCCTGCTGCTGCGGCTTTATACGGTCTGCGTGCTGCTGCCGGCGCTATTATCATCACTACAAAAAAAGGTACAACGGGGTTGGTTACAGGCTCCGTCACCAGCCGTTATATGAACAACTGGGTGAACAGACTGCCTAAACAACAGGGTGTTTATAAACAGGGGACTTATTATAAAGGCACGCTGAACAAACAAACCAGCCTTTCCTGGGGCGATAAATTCCAGCCAGGCGAGGAAGTATTTGATAATATGGGCAATTTTTTCCAGCATGCCAACGCGTTTGATAACAGCTTCACTGTTTCGGGTGGTACCCAAAACGGTAACTTCTTTCTCTCTGGTTCCAACCTCAACCAGGGCGGTGTAGTACCTACCACCAACTACAATCGTTCCACACTCAGGTTTAACGGTGAACAGAAAATCGGCATCTTCACCTTTGGATTAAATGCTTCCTATGCTACGAGCACCACGCAGAAAACCCTTACCGGTACTGGTTTGTGGAGCTCTGGTGGTACTGGTTATATGGAAAGTATCATGGCCTGGCCCCGTAATGATGATATGCGTGTATGGCTCAATCCTGATGGTACCAAACACCGGCTGCTTCCGGATATTGACCTGGATGCCGATATTGACAACCCTTACTGGGTGATCAACCGTATGCCACAGTCAGATAAAACCAATCGTTTAATTGGTTCTGCCTACGCCAATGTAAAGCTTACCAGCTGGCTGGACGCTACTTACCGCCTGGGTGTTGATAACTATACCACTCAGTTTGAGAACCTCGTCACTCCGGGTTCCAGTGTTAAACTGGCCTGGCAGAAAGGTATGCTGTCGCAGACAGACCGGAATTACAACTATGTAAATTCCAATCTGATGCTCAACTTCCACAAGACTTTTCATAAGGATTGGGATGCAAACCTGATCCTGGGTACTACTTCGGAAGATACGTATATCAAATCCAATTCGGCCAGAGCTGAAAATTTCCTGCTGCCTGATTTCTATGCGCTGAATAATGCAGACAGGAAAAACCAGTACATCTCCCAGGCTGTTTCCCGCAAACGGCTGGCAGGCTTTTATGGAGATCTGCGTTTGTCCTACAGAAATATCTTTTACCTGAGCGTTACCGGTCGTAACGATATCTCATCCACCCTGCCGGTACAAAACAGGTCTTTCTTCTATTCTTCCTACAGCGGCAGCTTCGTGTTTACAGAACTGTTGCCTAAAAGCGATATCCTGAGCTTTGGAAAGATACGTGCTTCCAGGGCACAGGTGGGTAAAGATGCATCTCCGTATCTCACCCAAACCTATCTGGAGGCGCCTCAGCTCACCATTGGCGGCGGTTTCCGCAACGGCGTGTCCCGTGGTAATCCCAATCTGAAACCGGAAAAAACCACTTCCAGCGAGTTCGGTGCAGAACTGCAATTCCTGAGAGGCAGACTGGGACTGGATGTTGCTTATTATAAAAACGTAAGTACCAATCAGATCGTTACCCCGCGTGTAAGTAACGCTACCGGCTATATCCTGAACTCCGTTAATGCCGGTGAGATTGAAAACAAGGGTATTGAGATTAGCATTAATGCCAATCCTGTGAAGAAAAAAGACTTCAACTGGAATGTTACATTGAATATGTCCAGCAATAAGGGTACTGTAAGACAACTGCCCGGCTCTCTTTCTGTGCTGTACGTGACTGATGCACAGGTTGCAAATGCCAAGGCTGCTTCCTTTGATGGCGGTAATTTCCTGGGTATCAGCGGACAGAAATGGCTGACAGATGAAAATGGCAACGTGCTGCTGGACTGGAATACCGGCTTACCAACCGTGAGCGTGTCTACTACTACGTATATTGGTAACCGTGAGCCAAAACTGCTGGGTGGTCTGAACAACAACTTTACCTACAAGCAGTTTAACTTCTCTTTCCTGTGGGATTTCCGTGTTGGTGGAGATGTTTATAACGGTACCGACTATTTGCTGACGATGTATGGTCTGAGTGCAAGAACACTCAACAGAGGAGAAGATATTACGCTGACAGGAGTAGCTAAAAATCCTGCTACCGCTAAATATGAGCCGGTAACCAAAACAGTCAAGGCTACCGAAGCATTTTATACCGACTACTACCTGAAAAACGCACCATTCTTTATCGAAAAGGTTAACTGGCTGCGCCTGCGTTCCGTTTCTCTTTCCTATGCGCTTCCGAAATCAGCGCTGCTCCGGACTCCCTGGTTGAAAGAAGCTACTATCACAGCATCTGGCAGTAATCTGCTGCTCTTCACCAACTATTCCGGTATGGACCCTGAAACCAGTGCTGCCGGTGCAGGTTCTGCAGGTTCCGGTTCTTCAGGCATTGATTATGCCGGTGTGCCTGCCACCTCCGGATTTGCGATTGGTCTTAACCTTAAATTCTAA
- a CDS encoding thioredoxin family protein, with translation MNFTAYQQVFESILQDANPTAPYNNPDYLNYTKLNWSRQQRWLKIGVLSEEMITAVKNITEPQQWIVITEPWCGDASHIVPFLYKIAELNPLIQLDIQLRDTAPFLIEQYLTNGGKSIPKLIIRDNDNNDMAVWGPRPVGCQVLYDRLKAANADFEQMKIELQQWYNEDKGRSLQQELLSVINSTCSTSVA, from the coding sequence ATGAATTTTACAGCTTATCAGCAGGTTTTTGAAAGTATCCTGCAAGATGCCAACCCGACAGCTCCCTATAACAATCCCGATTATCTCAACTATACAAAGCTCAACTGGTCGAGACAACAACGCTGGTTAAAAATCGGTGTACTCAGCGAAGAGATGATCACCGCCGTAAAAAATATTACGGAACCACAGCAGTGGATCGTTATCACCGAACCCTGGTGCGGCGATGCATCACACATCGTGCCCTTCCTGTATAAGATCGCGGAGCTGAATCCACTTATCCAGCTGGACATTCAGCTGCGTGACACTGCTCCTTTCCTGATCGAACAATACCTGACCAACGGCGGCAAGTCCATTCCCAAACTGATCATCCGTGATAATGACAATAACGATATGGCCGTTTGGGGACCCAGGCCAGTGGGCTGTCAGGTACTGTATGACCGGCTCAAGGCTGCCAACGCAGATTTTGAACAAATGAAAATTGAACTGCAGCAGTGGTATAATGAAGATAAAGGCCGCAGCCTGCAGCAGGAATTACTGAGCGTTATCAACAGCACCTGCAGCACAAGCGTCGCCTGA
- the xth gene encoding exodeoxyribonuclease III produces MKIATYNVNGINARLPVLLRWLKESAPDVACLQELKAPQEKFPENEIREAGYDVIWHGQKSWNGVAILSRVGTPQEVRRTLPGDEEDVNSRYIEANVNGILIGCLYLPNGNPAPGPKFDYKLGWFQRLMDHAKQLLEQKVPVVLTGDYNVMPTDLDVYKPERWVDDALFRPEVKAAFHELVAQGWTDAVRKLHPGEKIYTFWDYFRNAYGRDAGLRIDHFLLSPELDKRLTAAGVDRHVRGWDKSSDHAPVWVELKDK; encoded by the coding sequence ATGAAAATAGCCACCTATAATGTTAACGGGATCAATGCCCGCCTTCCGGTATTACTGCGCTGGTTGAAGGAAAGTGCGCCGGATGTGGCCTGCCTGCAGGAGCTGAAAGCCCCGCAGGAAAAATTTCCTGAAAACGAAATACGGGAAGCAGGATACGATGTGATCTGGCATGGCCAGAAAAGCTGGAATGGTGTTGCTATTCTGTCACGCGTAGGTACACCGCAGGAGGTGAGAAGAACATTGCCAGGAGATGAAGAAGATGTAAACAGTCGTTATATAGAAGCTAATGTCAATGGCATATTGATCGGTTGCCTGTACCTGCCTAATGGTAACCCGGCGCCAGGTCCTAAATTCGATTATAAGCTGGGCTGGTTTCAGCGGTTGATGGACCACGCAAAACAGCTGCTGGAGCAGAAAGTGCCCGTAGTGCTCACCGGTGACTACAACGTAATGCCCACCGATCTGGATGTATATAAGCCCGAGCGCTGGGTGGATGATGCGCTCTTCAGGCCGGAAGTAAAGGCCGCCTTTCACGAGCTGGTGGCACAGGGCTGGACAGACGCCGTCCGCAAGTTGCATCCGGGAGAAAAGATCTACACTTTCTGGGACTATTTCCGTAATGCCTACGGACGGGATGCCGGCCTGCGGATTGATCATTTTCTGTTGAGTCCTGAACTGGACAAACGACTGACCGCCGCCGGCGTAGACCGCCATGTGAGGGGATGGGACAAATCCAGCGACCATGCCCCGGTATGGGTGGAGCTGAAAGACAAATAA
- a CDS encoding ATP-binding protein, protein METIIFCGIQATGKSTFYQQHFFHSHLRISLDLFKTRHREDLFLEACFKSRLPFVVDNTNPGKADRQKYIQLAKQHKFRTIGYYFQSRIEDALQRNSQRSGKACIPEIGIRGVFNKLELPAPDEGFDELYYVTIDDNNFVIKPWTNEI, encoded by the coding sequence ATGGAGACAATTATTTTCTGCGGGATACAGGCAACAGGGAAATCAACATTTTATCAGCAACATTTTTTTCACTCCCATCTCCGTATTTCGCTCGACCTTTTTAAAACCAGGCACCGGGAAGACCTCTTCCTCGAAGCATGCTTCAAAAGCCGGCTCCCATTTGTAGTAGATAATACCAACCCTGGAAAAGCAGACCGCCAGAAATATATACAACTGGCGAAACAACATAAATTCAGGACCATCGGTTATTATTTCCAGTCGCGCATAGAAGATGCACTGCAAAGAAACAGCCAGCGAAGCGGAAAAGCCTGTATCCCGGAAATCGGTATCAGAGGCGTTTTCAACAAACTGGAGCTACCTGCTCCTGATGAAGGTTTTGATGAACTGTATTATGTAACCATTGATGACAACAACTTTGTGATAAAACCCTGGACCAATGAAATTTGA